A single region of the Amphiura filiformis chromosome 7, Afil_fr2py, whole genome shotgun sequence genome encodes:
- the LOC140156227 gene encoding transmembrane protein 50A-like: MSGCLDHVECHRPEWCEIGEKRNAVASIAAGVLFFAGWWIMIDAAAVYPHQKDLLHAYHTCGVVSTLAFFMVNAVSAGQVRGDSYTTGCIGQTGARIWLFIGFLLAFAALIGSCWILFAAYVVNQDKDRDPYPGVAIFMQNFLIFVGGLVFKFGRTEELWE, translated from the exons ATGTCCGGGTGTTTGGATCATGTGGAATGCCATAGACCTGAATGGTGTGAGATAGGAGAGAAGAGGAATGCAGTGGCATCTATTGCAGCAGGAGTATTG TTTTTTGCAGGTTGGTGGATTATGATTGATGCTGCTGCTGTATACCCACACCAGAAAGATCTCCTTCATGCATATCATACATGTGGAGTGGTATCAACGCTTGCGTTCTTTAT GGTCAATGCAGTTTCTGCTGGTCAAGTCAGAGGTGATTCTTACACAACAGGCTGTATTGGACAAACAG GAGCACGTATCTGGTTATTCATCGGATTCCTGTTAGCGTTTGCAGCTTTAATTGGCTCATGCTGGATTCTATTTGCAGCCTATGTTGTAAACC AAGACAAAGACAGGGACCCATATCCAGGAGTTGCAATATTTATGCAAAATTTTCTCATCTTTGTCGG AGGACTGGTTTTCAAGTTTGGAAGAACAGAGGAACTGTGGGAGTAA
- the LOC140156643 gene encoding ectonucleotide pyrophosphatase/phosphodiesterase family member 5-like, producing MATTTLNAKVLFTILSAVVVATSVATENTKASYGKVLFMTFDGLRWDYVGRTNTPNFHRLIKNGVTADYVSSSFITKTFPTHYTLATGLHQESHGFVGNQMYDPELDAHWTIRNQSKDPIWWDDGEPIWVTNQKQGYQSGVFQYPASDVNIRGHYPTYKLPKYDGSLPNNDVIDLVIPLFANDSINLGVLYFGTMDSAGHTYGPDSAEVDQAMRECDANIGYLLDRLDAVDKLDEVNIIITADHGMTSVSSENNIRLDDYLDRSLYQYDENNPIYGIWPKNEYDTDAIYDALSNAHPHLTVYKKADIPERYHYKSHRRIAPILAVADDHWHIMLGNETSPYKGAHGYDNALQSMRTFFVAHGPAFKDGYKSQVFSAVDFYPMMCSVLGLTPSPNNGSLESIMPMFSGAAGILSVSNLVIVNVLCLWMTLYITF from the exons ATGGCAACAACAACGTTGAACGCAAAAGTTTTATTCACTATCCTCTCTGCTGTGGTTGTTGCGACTTCCGTTGCAACGGAAAACACAAAGGCCAGTTATGGCAAGGTTCTATTTATGACATTCGATGGCCTTAGATGGGACTATGTCGGTCGAACAAATACGCCGAATTTTCATCGGCTTATAAAAAACGGCGTGACAGCGGACTATGTCAGCAGTTCATTTATTACCAAAACATTTCCAACTCACTATACCCTAGCAACCGGTTTACATCAAGAATCACACGGTTTTGTCGGCAATCAAATGTACGACCCAGAACTCGACGCTCATTGGACAATACGTAACCAATCAAAAGATCCAATTTGGTGGGATGATGGTGAACCAATATGGGTAACCAATCAGAAACAAGGATATCAAAGCGGGGTGTTTCAATACCCAGCATCAGACGTGAACATTCGAGGTCATTATCCAACATATAAACTGCCGAAATATGACGGTAGTCTACCAAACAATGACGTCATCGATCTTGTGATACCATTATTTGCAAACGATTCCATCAATCTTGGAGTGTTGTATTTTGGGACAATGGACAGTGCTGGACATACGTATGGACCTGATTCTGCTGAAGTTGACCAGGCTATGCGAGAATGTGATGCCAACATAG GTTACTTACTGGATCGCTTGGATGCTGTTGACAAGTTGGACGAAGTAAATATTATCATTACTGCTGATCACGGGATGACAAGTGTTTCGAGTGAGAACAACATACGATTAGACGATTATCTAGATCGAAGTCTGTACCAATATGATGAGAATAACCCTATCTACGGGATATGGCCTAAAAATG AATATGACACTGATGCCATTTATGATGCGTTGTCTAACGCGCACCCTCACCTAACCGTTTACAAGAAGGCTGACATACCTGAGAGATATCATTACAAATCTCATCGTCGTATTGCACCAATACTTGCGGTGGCTGATGATCACTGGCATATAATGCTTGGCAATGAAACGTCGC CCTACAAGGGTGCTCATGGATACGATAACGCTCTACAATCGATGCGGACGTTTTTTGTTGCTCACGGTCCAGCGTTCAAAGATGGGTATAAAAGCCAAGTGTTTTCAGCCGTCGATTTTTACCCCATGATGTGCTCTGTTCTGGGACTAACACCGTCACCAAATAACGGATCTTTGGAATCTATCATGCCGATGTTTTCTGGTGCTGCTGGGATCTTGAGCGTCTCAAATCTAGTGATTGTAAACGTATTATGTTTGTGGATGACTTTGTATATCACGTTCTGA